A single region of the Candidatus Parcubacteria bacterium genome encodes:
- a CDS encoding F0F1 ATP synthase subunit delta: protein MLAKYYALAIALAIAGKSGKELDATLERFFVLLKEKGHVTLLPHILRELDRYSELLKTRDSVTITTPTPASPEHVEQIKKSFAEYGVGEQALVKALDGYLIGGFTIKTRDLRIDASFKRHLLDLYQQSLKR, encoded by the coding sequence ATGCTCGCTAAGTACTACGCGCTCGCCATAGCTCTCGCCATCGCCGGAAAATCCGGCAAGGAGCTCGACGCGACCTTGGAGCGCTTCTTCGTGCTCCTCAAGGAGAAGGGGCATGTCACGCTTCTGCCGCATATCCTCCGCGAGCTCGATCGCTACTCCGAGCTCCTCAAGACCCGCGATTCTGTGACTATCACTACGCCCACTCCCGCATCTCCCGAGCATGTGGAGCAGATCAAGAAGAGCTTCGCGGAGTACGGCGTAGGGGAGCAGGCCTTGGTAAAAGCGCTCGATGGGTATCTCATCGGCGGATTTACTATAAAGACCCGCGACCTCCGCATCGATGCGAGCTTCAAACGCCATCTGCTCGATTTATACCAGCAATCCCTTAAGCGCTAA
- the atpF gene encoding F0F1 ATP synthase subunit B, with translation MEELVHTFGLDWKMLLIQTANFVLLLFILKRFLYKPLLDFISARQSVITKGVEDAAEAEKKLSEAEDAAAHTRNEAQREAERVSAEARRHGEEKKESLLREAALRSAEMISQAQKEADEEKRRALRESEEEITKLSLLAAEKILHQKANPTHAR, from the coding sequence ATGGAAGAACTCGTACATACATTCGGCTTGGACTGGAAGATGCTGTTGATTCAAACAGCCAATTTCGTCCTGCTCCTCTTCATCCTCAAGCGCTTCCTGTACAAGCCGTTGCTTGATTTCATCTCTGCGCGGCAGAGCGTCATCACCAAGGGGGTAGAGGATGCGGCGGAGGCAGAGAAGAAGCTCTCCGAGGCGGAGGATGCGGCGGCACATACTCGCAACGAAGCACAGCGTGAGGCGGAAAGGGTCTCTGCAGAGGCGCGCCGTCACGGGGAGGAGAAGAAGGAATCGCTCCTCCGCGAAGCGGCCCTTCGCAGTGCAGAGATGATCAGCCAGGCGCAGAAGGAAGCCGACGAGGAGAAGCGCCGCGCGCTCCGCGAGAGCGAAGAGGAGATCACTAAGCTCTCCTTGCTTGCAGCGGAGAAGATCCTTCACCAGAAGGCAAACCCTACCCATGCTCGCTAA
- the atpE gene encoding ATP synthase F0 subunit C — MELEVAKTLGMALAVGLGVLGPGIGIGMLVGRALEAIGRNPEASGKITATMFIGIAFTEALAIFALVIAFIVKFT; from the coding sequence ATGGAACTCGAAGTAGCAAAGACTCTCGGTATGGCCCTCGCCGTAGGCTTGGGCGTATTAGGCCCTGGCATCGGCATCGGCATGCTCGTAGGACGCGCCCTCGAAGCTATCGGCAGGAATCCGGAAGCCTCCGGCAAGATCACGGCGACCATGTTCATCGGTATCGCCTTCACGGAGGCGCTCGCCATCTTCGCCCTCGTCATCGCCTTCATCGTTAAGTTCACCTAA
- a CDS encoding F0F1 ATP synthase subunit A gives MEGLHITLGADTLGHFLGIPITNTLIPALLTSVILLVLAVVIPRTLKLIPSKGQTLFETAVGGGFEYVESVLEDRKLAERFFPLIATLFSFILIGNLLGFLPGVGSIGFFEEHHGESTLTALIRPVNTDINVTLALAIAAVISIQVAGIGVLGVLKYGSKFVNLHSVLGFAIGIIELFSELARFVSFSFRLFGNMFAGKVMILVATAFVPLVLPVPLLVFELLVSVIQAAIFALLTLFFIKIAVTEPH, from the coding sequence ATGGAAGGCTTACACATCACCCTCGGCGCGGATACCCTCGGGCACTTCCTCGGGATTCCCATCACTAATACCCTCATCCCAGCGCTTCTTACGAGCGTGATACTTCTCGTGCTCGCCGTAGTTATCCCGCGCACCCTCAAGCTCATTCCCTCCAAAGGTCAGACCTTATTCGAGACGGCAGTCGGCGGGGGATTCGAGTACGTGGAGAGTGTTCTTGAAGACCGTAAGCTCGCGGAGCGCTTCTTCCCGCTCATCGCCACTCTCTTCTCCTTCATCCTCATCGGGAACCTCCTCGGGTTCCTCCCTGGGGTAGGCAGTATTGGCTTTTTCGAGGAGCATCATGGAGAGAGTACGCTGACCGCCCTCATCCGCCCGGTGAATACGGATATCAACGTCACTTTAGCCTTGGCTATAGCCGCAGTGATCTCGATTCAGGTGGCGGGTATCGGGGTCCTCGGCGTGTTGAAGTACGGCTCGAAGTTTGTTAATCTGCACTCGGTCCTCGGTTTCGCGATCGGGATCATCGAGTTGTTCAGCGAATTAGCCCGGTTCGTCTCCTTTTCCTTCCGATTGTTCGGAAACATGTTCGCAGGAAAGGTGATGATCCTCGTGGCGACGGCTTTCGTCCCGCTCGTTCTCCCGGTCCCGCTCTTAGTCTTCGAGCTTCTGGTGAGCGTCATCCAGGCGGCGATCTTCGCTCTCCTGACACTCTTCTTTATCAAAATCGCGGTCACTGAACCGCACTAA
- the mltG gene encoding endolytic transglycosylase MltG, with product MKHLSSREHMNRKYRFLVIAASSFVAFLAIASLLAWRGSVAPDVPPLLTTNLDLENKVILDEPGFEMPWPLSAATNVFYAIGETFSDSGNRLVALASPSTKYIKVLPGMRKEQMAEVIGKQLGWDEYDKEIFASAVTSSGLINAEGYFYPGSYLIGSSTSPQALSSMMLERYEEQIGSRYASSTKKTINPQTALKIASIIEREAGGLHDMRLISGVIWNRVFRGMSLDMDATLQYVKGSKENGWWPRVLSKDKFIDSPYNTYQNKGFPPTPISNPSRASIEAALNPKKTDYLFYLHDRYGNIHPARTYKEHVANIKRWL from the coding sequence ATGAAGCACCTTTCTTCTCGAGAGCATATGAACCGCAAGTATCGCTTCCTGGTCATCGCCGCTTCTTCTTTCGTAGCCTTCTTGGCTATCGCCTCCCTCCTCGCCTGGCGCGGCTCGGTAGCGCCGGACGTTCCCCCTCTCCTCACCACCAACCTCGACTTAGAGAACAAGGTCATCCTTGATGAGCCCGGCTTCGAGATGCCCTGGCCGCTCTCTGCGGCCACCAATGTATTCTATGCCATCGGCGAGACCTTCTCGGATAGCGGGAACCGCCTCGTCGCCCTCGCGAGCCCTTCTACGAAGTACATAAAAGTCCTCCCTGGCATGCGCAAGGAACAGATGGCTGAGGTCATCGGCAAGCAGCTCGGCTGGGATGAGTATGACAAAGAGATCTTCGCCTCTGCGGTAACCTCCTCCGGATTGATCAACGCCGAGGGGTATTTCTATCCCGGCTCCTACCTCATCGGCTCAAGCACCAGCCCCCAGGCACTCAGCAGCATGATGCTGGAGCGCTACGAAGAGCAGATCGGCAGCCGCTACGCTTCTTCTACTAAGAAGACCATCAATCCGCAGACTGCTTTAAAGATCGCCTCCATCATCGAGCGCGAAGCGGGCGGCCTTCACGACATGCGCCTCATCTCCGGCGTCATCTGGAACCGCGTATTCAGAGGCATGAGCCTGGATATGGATGCCACTCTTCAGTATGTAAAAGGAAGCAAAGAGAACGGCTGGTGGCCTCGCGTCCTCTCCAAGGACAAGTTCATCGACTCCCCCTACAACACCTATCAAAACAAAGGCTTCCCTCCGACCCCTATTTCTAATCCCAGCCGCGCCTCCATCGAAGCAGCCCTCAATCCCAAAAAGACCGACTACCTCTTCTATCTCCACGATCGCTACGGCAACATCCATCCTGCACGCACCTACAAAGAACACGTCGCCAACATCAAGCGCTGGCTGTAG
- a CDS encoding ATP-grasp domain-containing protein — MTHAMVGVLRGGPSSEYEISLQTGNMVLRALRERHRLADILISKDGAWHRNGIPMTPGRALSGVDVVFNALHGEFGEDGKAQRILEAFGVPYTGSRVLPSSVGMQKTLAKERFRALGFKTPRSSILSIRENLPERLMFLFRSSPMPVVVKPASAGSSLGVSVAHSFAELEAAVKKAFAYSTSVLIEEHIRGEEVTCGVVEGFRGHEAYSLFPVVVKPQGAKFFDYDSKSKGRASLHCPSPLSAERKREVEKLASDVHKGLGLRHYSRVDCIVSPSRGIYLLEVNTLPGLYADAPMTMALEAAGLPLPNFLDHVLGLAVNN, encoded by the coding sequence ATGACTCACGCGATGGTTGGCGTGCTCCGGGGAGGTCCTTCGAGCGAATATGAGATATCGCTTCAGACGGGCAATATGGTGCTGCGCGCTCTGCGCGAGCGTCATCGTCTCGCCGATATCCTCATCAGCAAAGACGGCGCGTGGCACAGGAATGGTATCCCCATGACCCCAGGAAGAGCGCTTTCGGGCGTAGATGTAGTTTTCAACGCACTCCATGGGGAATTCGGCGAAGACGGCAAGGCGCAGCGGATTTTGGAGGCCTTCGGCGTGCCCTACACAGGCTCACGAGTGCTGCCGTCATCTGTCGGTATGCAGAAGACGCTCGCCAAGGAGCGCTTCCGTGCTCTGGGCTTCAAGACTCCTCGCTCTAGCATCTTGAGTATCAGGGAGAACCTCCCGGAACGCCTGATGTTCCTCTTCCGCTCCTCTCCGATGCCGGTAGTGGTTAAGCCCGCTTCCGCAGGCTCGTCGCTCGGGGTGAGTGTGGCACATTCTTTCGCCGAATTGGAAGCCGCGGTGAAGAAGGCTTTTGCCTATAGCACCTCGGTACTCATTGAGGAGCACATCCGTGGCGAAGAGGTGACTTGTGGGGTCGTGGAGGGGTTTCGCGGGCATGAAGCGTACTCACTCTTTCCCGTGGTAGTGAAGCCGCAAGGCGCGAAGTTTTTTGATTACGATTCTAAAAGCAAAGGGAGAGCTTCGCTTCACTGTCCTTCGCCGCTCAGCGCAGAGAGGAAGAGGGAAGTGGAGAAGCTGGCTTCCGACGTGCATAAAGGTTTGGGTCTGCGGCACTACTCTCGCGTAGATTGCATCGTCTCGCCCTCTCGCGGCATATATCTCCTGGAAGTGAATACTCTTCCTGGTCTCTACGCGGACGCTCCTATGACCATGGCGTTAGAGGCAGCGGGGCTGCCGTTGCCGAACTTTTTGGATCATGTGTTGGGGTTAGCGGTGAATAATTAG
- a CDS encoding GIY-YIG nuclease family protein — protein sequence MDPSAGRAQLGVVTMRTSPYRRDNLGGPVAANLLPMTLEDFKKLNLPDAPGVYFFKDAKGHILYIGRATSLRDRVRSYFNNDVIHTRGPLIVDMVTRGTALSYTETDSVLEAVILEANLIKKHQPPANIQEKDDKSFNYIVITREDFPRVLLSRGRNVPLEYPEKKRLYLIGPFPHGAVLKDALKIIRKLFPYRDRCEPASEAIARGKLPKPCFNYQIGLCPGVCAGVADEAAYKKQIKHLALFLEGKKATLLRTLEKEMKEHAKAKEFEKAGELKRTLEALLHIHDIALIKQDPSLGQRSGFRMEAYDIAHLSGESMAGAMVVSIDGEFAKNYYRRFRIYGFEDAHDVGALAEVLRRRLAHEEWPLPDLIVLDGALAQRNAAEKVLKEHNLSIPLVSVVKNERHRPERLEGRADMMKKYEKEILALNQEVHRFAIAYHKHLRRKKFITRA from the coding sequence ATGGATCCTTCGGCTGGACGTGCCCAGCTCGGAGTGGTCACGATGAGGACATCCCCATATCGCCGCGACAACCTTGGAGGTCCTGTCGCGGCGAACCTACTTCCCATGACCCTCGAAGATTTCAAGAAACTCAATTTACCGGATGCGCCGGGTGTCTACTTCTTCAAGGACGCCAAGGGCCACATCCTCTATATCGGCAGAGCCACTTCGCTACGTGATCGCGTGCGGAGCTATTTCAACAATGACGTCATCCATACCCGCGGACCTCTCATCGTGGACATGGTCACGCGGGGAACTGCACTTTCCTATACCGAGACCGATTCAGTGCTCGAGGCGGTGATCCTTGAAGCCAATCTCATCAAGAAGCACCAGCCTCCGGCCAATATCCAGGAGAAAGACGACAAGAGCTTCAACTACATCGTCATCACTCGCGAGGATTTCCCGCGGGTACTCCTCTCGCGTGGCAGGAACGTTCCTCTGGAATATCCGGAGAAGAAGCGTCTCTACCTCATCGGGCCTTTTCCTCACGGAGCAGTCTTGAAGGATGCTTTGAAGATAATCAGGAAACTTTTCCCATATCGGGATCGCTGCGAGCCAGCCTCCGAAGCTATTGCCCGCGGTAAGCTTCCGAAACCTTGTTTTAACTATCAGATCGGCCTCTGTCCTGGCGTCTGCGCGGGGGTGGCGGATGAGGCGGCGTACAAGAAGCAGATCAAGCACCTGGCGCTCTTCCTGGAAGGGAAGAAGGCTACGCTCCTCCGTACTCTTGAGAAGGAGATGAAGGAGCACGCGAAAGCGAAGGAGTTCGAAAAAGCAGGGGAGCTGAAGCGTACCCTGGAAGCGCTCCTCCATATCCACGATATCGCTCTGATCAAGCAGGATCCTTCTCTGGGGCAGCGCAGCGGCTTCCGCATGGAGGCGTACGACATCGCGCACCTCTCGGGAGAGTCCATGGCGGGGGCCATGGTGGTCTCCATCGATGGCGAGTTCGCCAAGAATTACTACCGTCGCTTCCGTATCTACGGCTTTGAGGATGCACACGATGTAGGTGCGCTCGCAGAGGTGCTCCGCCGCAGGTTAGCCCACGAGGAGTGGCCGCTGCCGGATCTCATTGTGCTCGACGGAGCGCTCGCGCAGCGTAACGCTGCGGAGAAGGTGCTCAAGGAGCACAACCTTTCCATCCCGCTCGTCTCGGTAGTGAAGAACGAGCGGCATCGTCCCGAGCGCTTGGAGGGCAGGGCGGATATGATGAAGAAATACGAGAAGGAGATCCTTGCTTTGAACCAGGAGGTCCACCGTTTCGCTATTGCCTATCACAAGCATCTCCGCCGCAAAAAGTTCATCACCCGCGCTTGA
- the mutM gene encoding bifunctional DNA-formamidopyrimidine glycosylase/DNA-(apurinic or apyrimidinic site) lyase has translation MPELPEVESLRRSLEKVVLGQTIKRIEVLAPKMVSGLGNARTATPAKTKAFMNGLEKEKILSISRRAKNLIFHFSHGKVMIVHLKMTGQLVYKEKGKKAVTGGHPIELSESELPNKHTRLIFHLGRETLFYNDTRMFGYLLYYKNLEEAERLGHFSNLGVEPLDPAFTLEYFRDALKVRKGTLKKVLMDQKVVTGLGNIYADEVAYEAGVRPTRQIAKVTSAEIEKLYKAIKRTIDAAIHLGGSSVADYLLADGSRGNYAREHKVYGKTGEKCSKCAKKLLTIQLNGRTTVYCPQCQK, from the coding sequence ATGCCGGAACTCCCCGAGGTAGAGAGCCTGCGCCGCAGCCTGGAGAAGGTGGTACTGGGGCAGACAATAAAGAGGATAGAAGTGCTCGCACCAAAGATGGTGTCGGGGCTTGGTAATGCACGTACAGCTACGCCTGCAAAGACCAAGGCTTTCATGAATGGCTTAGAGAAAGAGAAGATCCTCTCGATCAGCCGCCGCGCCAAGAACCTCATCTTCCATTTCTCGCATGGGAAAGTCATGATCGTGCATCTCAAGATGACGGGGCAATTGGTTTACAAAGAGAAGGGTAAGAAGGCCGTTACCGGAGGGCATCCTATCGAGCTCTCTGAGAGTGAGCTTCCCAACAAGCATACCCGTCTCATCTTCCATCTTGGGAGGGAAACTCTTTTCTATAACGACACGCGCATGTTCGGCTATCTCCTTTACTACAAGAACTTGGAGGAAGCAGAGAGGCTCGGGCATTTCTCCAATCTCGGAGTGGAACCGCTTGATCCAGCGTTCACTCTCGAATATTTCCGTGATGCATTGAAAGTACGCAAGGGTACGCTCAAGAAAGTGCTCATGGATCAGAAGGTAGTTACTGGACTCGGTAATATCTATGCGGATGAGGTGGCGTATGAGGCAGGCGTGCGTCCGACGCGGCAGATTGCAAAAGTCACCTCGGCGGAGATAGAGAAGTTATACAAAGCGATCAAACGTACTATCGATGCGGCTATACACCTCGGCGGCTCCTCTGTCGCGGATTATCTCCTGGCCGATGGATCGCGCGGAAATTATGCGAGGGAGCATAAAGTGTATGGAAAAACGGGTGAGAAATGCTCGAAATGCGCCAAAAAACTGCTTACCATACAGCTGAATGGACGCACAACCGTGTATTGTCCACAGTGTCAGAAATGA
- the uvrA gene encoding excinuclease ABC subunit UvrA — MHDSIIVKGARTHNLKNITVEMPRNKMVVFTGLSGSGKSSLAFDTIFAEGQRRYVESLSAYARQFLNQMQKPDVDEIVGLSPAISIDQKSRSNNPRSTVATITEIYDYLRILYARVGKPHCLTCGREIRKLTNEEILETILETAEKGNKEKKGEVMGVPLSDAKIKIFSPLVVGRKGEYYQLLYDLLGKGYEWVKVDGQMKRLREQIILAKQKKHDIDVLVDELFLTEFRDNKSAARERLSEAVEKALEESNGLIKLESPEGERLISAKFMCPYDGFSFPEIEPRLFSFNSPYGACPACNGLGTKHFFGSEACPTCNGARLRPEALHVFLGGNKEKRKNIVELTNLSIKDAHVFFEDLDLTPTEKSIAKVVLREISARLQFMLNVGLDYLTLDRRANTLSGGESQRIRLASQLGSGLVGALYVLDEPTIGLHSRDNDRLIQTLIRLRDLGNTIIVVEHDEDTIFSSDYLVDIGPGAGVHGGNVVVAGDLDKLLTAKKNDSGSLTLAYLRGEKKIEIPETRRTADKGALKIKGGKVFNIKNLNVDVPLGKLVLVTGVSGSGKSSFLYEILHKNLQARFERRYRSNQTFNATSFTGSEYVSRVILIDQSPIGRTPRSNPATYTGSFTFIRDLFAETSEARARGWKANRFSFNVKGGRCEACQGNGEIAVEMHFLPTVYVPCDVCNGKRFMKETLEVKYKKKSIYDVLRMTVEESMEFFEDIPSIYDRLRTLSDVGLGYLELGQSATTLSGGEAQRVKISSELYRAHLQKTIYLLDEPSIGLHYEDVKKLIEIVQKLVDKGNTVVVIEHNMEIIKSADYIIDIGPDGGVGGGDIVAKGTPEEVANNSKSYTGKYLKKALKA, encoded by the coding sequence ATACACGACAGCATAATCGTAAAGGGTGCGCGTACTCACAACCTGAAGAACATCACGGTGGAGATGCCGCGCAACAAGATGGTGGTCTTCACTGGGCTCTCCGGCTCCGGCAAATCATCCCTTGCTTTCGATACCATCTTCGCGGAAGGCCAGCGCCGTTATGTGGAGTCTCTCTCTGCCTATGCCCGGCAGTTCTTGAATCAGATGCAGAAGCCGGATGTGGACGAGATCGTAGGCCTCTCTCCAGCCATCTCCATCGATCAGAAGTCTCGCTCCAACAACCCTCGCTCTACGGTGGCCACCATCACCGAGATATATGACTATCTCCGCATTCTCTATGCACGCGTAGGTAAGCCGCACTGTCTCACCTGTGGTCGCGAGATCCGCAAGCTCACTAACGAAGAGATCCTGGAGACCATCCTGGAGACGGCAGAGAAGGGCAACAAGGAGAAGAAGGGGGAAGTGATGGGTGTACCGCTCTCGGACGCCAAGATCAAGATCTTCTCTCCGCTCGTGGTGGGTAGGAAGGGTGAATACTACCAGCTCCTCTATGACCTCCTCGGCAAGGGCTACGAGTGGGTCAAGGTGGATGGTCAGATGAAGCGCCTGCGTGAGCAGATCATCCTTGCCAAGCAGAAGAAGCACGACATCGACGTGCTGGTGGACGAGCTCTTTCTTACGGAGTTTCGGGATAACAAATCTGCTGCGCGGGAGCGTCTCTCGGAGGCGGTAGAAAAAGCCCTTGAGGAATCGAACGGTCTCATCAAGCTGGAATCTCCTGAGGGAGAGCGTCTCATTTCCGCTAAGTTCATGTGTCCCTACGACGGCTTCTCTTTCCCGGAGATCGAGCCGCGCCTCTTCTCCTTCAACTCTCCCTACGGAGCCTGTCCTGCCTGTAACGGCCTTGGCACTAAGCACTTCTTCGGCTCGGAGGCGTGTCCTACCTGTAACGGCGCACGTCTGCGTCCGGAGGCACTCCATGTCTTCCTCGGAGGGAACAAGGAGAAGAGGAAGAACATCGTGGAGCTGACCAATCTTTCTATAAAAGATGCGCACGTCTTTTTCGAGGATCTCGACCTTACTCCTACGGAGAAGAGCATCGCCAAGGTGGTGCTGCGTGAGATCTCTGCGCGCCTGCAGTTCATGCTGAACGTCGGCCTCGACTATCTCACGCTCGATCGCAGGGCCAATACGCTTTCGGGAGGAGAGAGCCAGCGCATCCGTCTTGCTTCCCAGCTCGGCTCAGGTCTTGTGGGTGCCCTCTACGTGCTCGATGAGCCTACTATCGGTCTCCACTCCCGCGACAACGATCGTCTCATCCAGACGCTCATCCGCCTGCGCGACCTCGGCAACACCATCATCGTGGTGGAGCATGACGAAGATACTATCTTCTCTTCTGACTATCTGGTGGATATAGGTCCGGGCGCGGGCGTGCACGGCGGCAACGTGGTAGTGGCGGGGGACTTGGACAAGCTTCTCACCGCTAAGAAGAACGATTCCGGTTCGCTCACGCTCGCGTATCTCCGTGGCGAGAAGAAGATCGAGATCCCCGAGACGCGTCGTACGGCGGACAAGGGTGCGCTTAAGATCAAGGGCGGCAAGGTTTTCAATATCAAGAATCTCAATGTGGACGTTCCGCTCGGTAAGCTCGTGCTGGTCACTGGCGTTTCCGGCTCGGGTAAGTCCTCTTTTCTCTACGAGATCCTCCACAAGAATCTGCAGGCCCGCTTTGAGCGCCGCTACCGCTCTAATCAGACCTTCAATGCAACCTCCTTTACTGGCAGCGAATACGTGAGTCGTGTCATCCTCATCGACCAGTCTCCTATCGGCCGCACTCCGCGCTCCAACCCCGCTACCTATACCGGCTCCTTCACTTTCATCCGTGATCTCTTTGCAGAAACATCGGAAGCCCGTGCGCGCGGCTGGAAGGCCAATCGCTTCTCCTTCAACGTGAAGGGGGGTCGCTGTGAAGCCTGCCAGGGTAATGGAGAGATCGCTGTGGAGATGCACTTCCTGCCTACCGTCTACGTGCCCTGCGATGTCTGTAACGGCAAGCGCTTCATGAAGGAGACTCTTGAAGTGAAGTACAAGAAGAAGAGTATCTATGACGTGCTCCGTATGACCGTGGAAGAGTCCATGGAGTTTTTCGAGGATATTCCATCTATCTACGACCGCCTGCGGACGCTCTCGGATGTGGGTCTCGGTTACTTGGAACTCGGACAATCCGCTACCACTCTCTCTGGCGGCGAGGCACAGCGCGTGAAGATATCCTCTGAGCTCTACCGGGCACATCTCCAGAAGACCATTTACCTATTAGACGAACCCAGCATAGGTCTCCACTACGAAGACGTGAAGAAGCTCATCGAGATCGTGCAGAAGTTGGTAGACAAGGGGAATACCGTGGTGGTGATCGAGCACAACATGGAGATCATCAAGAGCGCGGACTACATCATCGATATCGGTCCTGATGGTGGCGTAGGCGGGGGAGATATCGTAGCTAAGGGTACTCCGGAAGAGGTGGCTAACAATTCTAAGTCGTATACCGGCAAGTATCTGAAGAAGGCGCTCAAGGCGTAG
- the uvrB gene encoding excinuclease ABC subunit UvrB: MSQPTDKGFKLKADWKPAGDQVTAIPALIEGVNKGMRHQTLLGVTGSGKTFTAANVINAIQKPTLVIAHNKTLAAQLAQEYKEFFPENAVHYFVSYYDFYQPEAYLPVSDTYIEKEAQINEEIDRLRHASTQALLTRKDVIIVASVSCIYGLGSPEEYEKVHLKFLVGDKLSRQDLIRKLIGLYFERTPADLKPGSFRAIGNTVEIMPVNEKVIYRLEFGPEAIERISLIDAISRSILDTLQSFFLFPAKHFVTPEDERLRAIDDIKAELEAQLKKFKSEEKVLEHERIKRRTSYDLALIREVGYCNGIENYSRHFDGRKAGEAPYTLLSYFPKKADGSPDFLTIIDESHVTVPQIGGMYAGDRSRKETLVEHGFRLPSAKDNRPLTFAEFDERVGQVIYTSATPGAYEKEHSEQVVEQVIRPTGLIDPELSVRPVTGKGTYKGQIPDFILEAEKVIKGGGRAIATTLTKKMAEDLSTYLKEKGMKAEYLHSDIKTIDRITILTEFRRGKFDCLVGVNLLREGLDLPEVELIGILDADKEGFLRSETSLIQTIGRAARNVLGRVILYADNMTGSLDRAIKETDRRRAIQVAYNKKHGITPKTIIKKIQDITDQLQSEHQKAVGTLAMLDAEEYKKNPAKVIREKTKQMNEAVKLLDFETAALLRDEIEALQGKAIGSGKPPEKKEKERTFKDNRPVITRQKIGRKKKV, translated from the coding sequence ATGTCTCAACCAACCGACAAAGGATTTAAGCTCAAAGCAGACTGGAAACCGGCGGGTGACCAGGTCACAGCCATTCCCGCGCTCATAGAAGGCGTGAACAAGGGTATGCGCCATCAGACGCTCCTTGGTGTGACTGGATCGGGCAAGACTTTCACCGCGGCCAACGTAATCAATGCGATTCAGAAGCCTACTCTGGTTATCGCGCACAACAAGACGCTCGCGGCTCAGCTCGCTCAGGAGTACAAGGAGTTCTTTCCGGAGAATGCGGTGCATTACTTCGTCTCCTATTACGATTTCTATCAACCGGAAGCGTATCTCCCAGTTTCCGATACCTATATCGAGAAAGAAGCGCAGATCAACGAGGAGATTGATCGTCTGCGTCATGCTTCTACTCAAGCGCTTCTCACCAGGAAGGATGTGATCATCGTAGCGTCTGTCTCCTGCATCTACGGCTTGGGCTCGCCGGAGGAGTATGAGAAGGTTCACCTCAAGTTCCTGGTAGGTGACAAGCTTTCCCGGCAGGACCTTATCCGTAAGCTCATCGGTCTCTATTTCGAGCGCACTCCCGCTGATCTCAAGCCGGGTAGCTTCCGCGCTATCGGCAACACTGTGGAGATCATGCCGGTGAACGAAAAGGTCATCTACCGCCTGGAGTTTGGACCGGAGGCTATAGAGCGTATCTCGCTCATTGATGCTATCTCCCGCTCCATTCTCGATACGCTCCAGAGCTTCTTCCTCTTCCCGGCCAAGCACTTCGTCACGCCCGAAGACGAGCGCCTGCGTGCCATCGATGACATCAAGGCCGAGCTTGAAGCACAGCTTAAGAAATTTAAGAGCGAGGAGAAGGTCCTGGAGCATGAGCGCATCAAGCGCCGCACCAGCTATGACCTTGCGCTCATCCGCGAGGTGGGCTACTGCAACGGCATCGAGAACTACTCCCGCCATTTCGATGGCCGCAAGGCAGGAGAGGCGCCGTACACTCTTCTTTCATATTTCCCCAAGAAAGCGGATGGCTCTCCTGATTTCCTTACCATCATCGACGAGTCCCACGTGACCGTACCGCAGATCGGCGGCATGTATGCGGGAGATCGCTCCCGTAAGGAGACCCTCGTGGAACATGGCTTCCGCCTGCCTTCCGCCAAGGATAACCGTCCGCTTACCTTCGCTGAGTTCGACGAGCGCGTGGGTCAGGTCATCTACACCTCCGCTACTCCGGGGGCGTATGAGAAGGAGCATAGCGAGCAAGTAGTGGAGCAGGTCATTCGCCCGACCGGTCTCATTGATCCGGAGCTCTCTGTGCGTCCGGTGACAGGTAAAGGTACCTACAAGGGTCAGATTCCTGATTTCATATTGGAAGCTGAGAAGGTCATAAAGGGCGGCGGTCGCGCCATCGCCACCACGCTCACCAAGAAGATGGCAGAGGATCTCAGCACGTATCTCAAAGAAAAGGGGATGAAGGCCGAGTATCTCCATAGCGATATAAAGACCATCGACCGCATCACCATCCTCACCGAATTCCGCAGGGGTAAGTTCGACTGTCTCGTGGGCGTGAATCTGCTTCGTGAAGGTCTCGACCTTCCAGAGGTGGAACTCATTGGTATCCTGGACGCGGACAAGGAAGGCTTCCTGCGCTCAGAAACTTCGCTTATCCAGACCATCGGCCGCGCAGCGCGTAACGTGCTCGGGCGCGTCATCCTCTATGCCGATAACATGACTGGCTCCCTTGACCGCGCTATCAAAGAGACCGATCGTCGTCGCGCTATTCAGGTGGCTTACAACAAGAAGCATGGCATCACTCCGAAGACGATCATCAAGAAGATCCAGGACATCACCGATCAGCTCCAGAGCGAGCATCAGAAGGCGGTAGGTACGCTCGCCATGCTTGATGCGGAGGAGTACAAGAAGAATCCTGCCAAGGTCATCCGCGAGAAGACCAAGCAGATGAATGAGGCGGTGAAGCTTTTGGATTTCGAAACCGCTGCGCTTTTGCGGGATGAGATAGAGGCACTACAAGGGAAGGCTATTGGTTCGGGAAAGCCTCCGGAGAAGAAAGAGAAGGAGAGGACGTTTAAAGATAACCGGCCGGTCATTACGAGACAGAAGATTGGGAGGAAGAAGAAGGTATAA